ttcggaagagttcggaatgattcggcatctttcgagtttatttttgacgtgtacacgttaaaaagattttttacttctataattaaaaatacttcaagtgctgcaactttataaaaagtggtaaaagtagaaagtttaaacctcggacagacggggaaaaatgtgtataacacttaaacagttttcactatgacaaaaagagcgaaagtgatagaccgtacaactttaaataaaatatctcatttatgtatataagatatatcatatagtatataagatgcatataagatatctcatttaattttctaaataagatatcttattttgTATAGAAGATATCTCAATTAAAAtataagacattttatatacatgtaattgaaatctcgttgatatcttatatagaatgagattTCGTAGCATTCGAAGCACTTCGGTACACATCTAAGAACCGTTCGAAATGATGGCACTGAAAGGCAGAATCTAGCGCTGTTTGGTTGCATTCAACGATATACTGAAAACGCAAAAGCAATAATTTCCCATTACTCTAGTTGTCGTTTAGGATATACGCTATctgcaataaatatatatgagatatctaATGTTTGGTAAAAAGATGGTAAAACTCGTATTCTAAAGTGTATTAGAtttcacagggggccaactcaatgaaaatggatgttgtcatacattttttgtatttggaggatggactgatgagtatatatccatacatccattttcattgagttggccccctgtgttATATTTGTGAAAAGGGAAAGCTCGCTGCTATATTTTTTGAACAATTTTTCCAACGTgtgcttgaatccagatttAGTGATTTACCGTTTACCTTGTTTTACCAACAGTAAAGTGAACTCGGAATTGTTTCGTATATAACtttatatggtgtttttagggcTGTCGCACGATCTACATCGTTTTCCGGAATTTTTattatcatgtttattttaaacagggATAATATGCAACGAAATTTCaaagaatatgaaaaaatgtcaaAGTTACTGTTGAAGCACCTTTTTGATCAGGACAATTATTGTCAGATTAAATTTCAAACTAAACTGCTTCATATGACATGTATTAAATGTACCATTTTGGATAGCGTTCACGTGTCCTTGTTTTAAGTAATCGGGCGcttaaaattcaaacaaaatttaagggattgtatatgaaaaatttaaaggCCGAATAGGACcaacacatttttttaaaatcatcgTTTGCACTATTCGGCTTCCGTAACGTAACATCATTAACGTATATAAATAAACTTTGATAAATCTCCCACACGTGCCGTAGGCATGTTCATATGGCTATATAATTTGGAGGTCGTCTCCGCATACTGAAATCCGAAAGCATATGGGCGAAATTGACAACTGACTTGTAGTTTTCgttatgtttttatcaaaacgTGTAGGAAGAATTGAAGTTTCAGTCCGATTGTACCTTTGGTTATTGGAAAACttgtatttcttatattttcattgttacTATGTACAAAATGATCTTCGACAAGTTAGACAACACCAACCTCTATGTACATAGGGAATCCTGAAAAACACAAATTCTGTGACTATTTGAAACTGTTAAATGTGGCTTGAGAGAGTAAATCTATGTAAATCGCGTTATTTATGTTAGACAAAAAAAGTCCGATTAGCGTTACATTGccaaaaaaaaattagggtcggtaggtcgggactattttttttaagtgtctttcactctaaataATGGCCAGAACCGGAGTccgagatcgaaatcccgatttttatttttatttttttgttcgtagaaaagtggaaaaaaattagggtgggggtaaaaaaatagggtcggtcaggtaaccctaaacagacgtATTTTATTTGTTGGCCTTATAGCGCATAACCCCCAATGTCTTcatttaatattgattttatacATGCTACGAATTTCAGAGAACAAGAGAAACCTACATATAGAATTTCATCTAAATCAATATTGTACTTTTTAGGAattagtgataacaaacttaaatattcaaaatcaaagatggcaacctgtcggccatcttttttttattattaatttatttatattgtcTCCAATATAAAAATAGCATGACTAGGTCCACGAGGAATTTCAAGAGGaatttacatatacaatttgagaatgatacattttcagtattttgtgagaaatagcaaaaacatttaacattttttattgtCAAAGATAGCTCCTGCTAGCCAGCTTGTTTTCAGATCATGCTGACATTGCAGAACTATATATGGATCAAGAGATATACATGAAGTTTTGAAAAGATTCCTTCTGGAGAAATAGTAATACAGAAAATTGTTTAATGGCAACagataaaaaataaagcatCACTGATATAAAAAGGACTATATCTTTATTTGCAGTTAACATTACTAAAGTGTGTGAATCATTTGATATTTAGCACTTGTTTCATCCACCAAAACTAGCGTATCTCTGGTGTGTTTTACAATCAAAATCACAATAGATATTAAAGTTAAGCAGACATTATAAATATTCCACACAAAGCACTTTCATAGTGATTTCTCTCATTCATACATGCACTGTAAATCAGCTTCATTTGAGCACAAACACGTTCATTTTTTCACCTCATTCTCGATATCATTATACCACCAATCTGTAAATATGAACATGGTAACATTGCTGAGGTACTGTACATCTTCTCCTCATTTATTCTGATGACAGTCCAGATAAGTTCTCTTCACACCAAATGCAAATAACCTGATTACTATGATTCTGTGAGAAAATTGTTATAAGACTTCCTAAAGTACAGTCCAGCACGATATATCACATGTTCATTTGGCCAGGCATCTCCAAATATGGTCACATGATCAACTCATAGGTGTTAGTACAGTCACATGACCAACCGTAAGTGTTCCATCTTACAGTCACATGACTACCAATAGGTAGTTAATTATATCACATGACCACATAATCAAGCGTTTGAAGTGGAGAGTACAGTCACATGATTGCCATGTCCTGGAAATCTCTGACAGTCAGATCATCATTTAGCGAGATGAACCCTGTTGAAGAGTCTGTCCTTAATCACCTGCGACATCAGACCGTGGATTGATTCCATCGTGGGCTTACACctttaatgtaaaatattgttcaaTTCATCTAATGCAATCTTTAAGGCATCTCTGATTagcttttaaacaaattttggcCTTAAACCCTAAGTCTTATAACAAAAGtataatattacagatataaAGAAATCACCGAGAGATCTTGATGCCCATCAAATAATAATCTATATCAGACAATCGTAAGACGGGTTGAATTGCATCTTTAACAACTTTTCTTTCTGTTGTCTTTTCCTTTAAAACATTGAATACACAATGGGAAACTTCACATGGTGTCTGtttatcaaaacaaacatattgttGATAGATTTGGTCCAAGATAAAATGTACACAAGGTAAGGACCTATGGGAACATATacttgaaatttgagaaagattccttctatactttctgagaaaaagcaataacaagaattgttaacaaaTGGACCGAAGGGCAGACATATAAAAGGTGATTTAAATTTGATGGGCTAAAATTTTAAGGATGAGAAATGTGTACTTAACAAAAGCATTACTATAACCAAGTGTGTATCTCCACTCCATTTTACTGATATTTCTTCATTGATAAAATCCAAAACTTTAAAAGTTCacaattaaacaatttaaatacatgtaaatcaaacgAAAAAAATCgaacaattttttaatttttttttatagagtTCAAAGGATGACTAAAAGATATCTAAAACTATTAATGGGAAAAATAAGAAAGAGCCACATATTCTGTTTGCCATGCACTAACATGACAACATATACTACCTACCCATCTTTTGTTGCTTTCATAAGTTTGTCCTCAGATTTTTTCTCATGTGAATCCATTCCAAGCATGAATCCACCACGACCAAGCTGGACCTCAGATTGCTCTAGTTTGTCTGCTAAGTCAAAAATCTGGCCAGTTGTATAGTCTGCATTCTGTAAAATTGttcataaatacataatatattaatgcTAATAAGCATTCAATAGGTGATATCAACTATGTCATATGAAGAGactttcaaaatttgtttttctatTCTGTATTAATGTATCATATATTTTGTCTGACAATGAAGTGTGCAGTCTGACTGGAAGGAAACAAGAAACTAGGTGAGTGTACAAGGAATCAAATGGTAGTGGAAGACTAGACTGTTTCATGTGTGGATATAaatgatagggatattctacacgagggtaaaaaaatgttgtaaaacctgaGGCTTAACCCTTGAAGTTTTGTACCCAAGTCTTTGCatatgaaagaatatttttctttcatacctcaatattttgttataattttacaattataatagCTTgcaattttaagaaaaaaatggaaaaaaatacaaCTGCAAcgaatcaaaatgtttttttttttggtgaaaGAAAAGTGTGTTGTGACCGGGATTTTCAACAACCCTTGATATTTAACAATCATTCGGAAATTCAGGTAGCAATAGGGAAACTATTAGGGCATTTGTGACTGGCAATAGGGTAGATATTAGATCAGCTCTACAGACAGCACTGCAAATAAGATGTGGATTTTAACACTTCTGAATAACTGAGACACTAGAGGAACAGGTATCTGCTACTATGTCtttacttactgtgagtaagcttGACGAACTAAGGGTATTCACCCAGTACTTGTTCCACAGAGATTCAAGGAGTTTACGATCCAAGGCAGACTTAAAATACGAAACATCTAAAGCATAGTATCTGAAAAGTAgagatattatatttaatattagtAATCCAGTGAATATCTTTGGTTTGTATCCTAATTGTGTGGATTGTTGACAAAGGACTATATACATAAGTTTCATCTTTTATACCTGAGATACTAAATTTGTACTTTTCACAATTGTCTTGTCATAAAATTATGCTATTGTTGAATAATTAACCTATTCTCAAGACATATATTTGACTTCTTCGAATTCAAAGGTCAGAACGCTTGTTAATATGAACTTACAGGGTAAATGTTTAGTAAAAGAAACAATGTGTGAACCGTTTCTATCAACTACttactgtttacaatgtacaccAAAGTCTTCTATCTTATTCAATGGTATAGATTGGTACTCTGAGGGGCTTTCATCTGGGGGCTTATAACCCTTCaaacaaatcaacaaaattattaatatgaaataatacttattctaccacaatagtcagtgttatccaactctcagggtatcaaataaacgatgcagctgttgattaacaatttgtttataccacgcgtggtataaactctgtacgcattctgattggctgacacggtgaactttgaccgaactacgtctttctgagtgtcatgtcattatttgtcaacgtcatcaataatcgagtgacgtcatgctatgttgtgatcgccgcttgacgccaaaactgctgttggatagcgtacttatcctcgtcgtatttctatcCGCTAAAAGtggatataattgtggtagaaacaggtcacacgactcgtggttgttggatatggaatttattccacactcgtaagttattttttaaaagttacaaaagacactcgctaaagcttgtgtcttttgtaacttttaaaaaataactcactcgtgtggaataaattccatatccaacagccactcgttgtgtaacctctatttatagTATCCATAGCtaaaaatgatgtcattttatAAGTTTAAAAGGACAATTTAGTCTGAGAGTCATTTGAAAATTAGTTTTATATCAGTATCTTTTCAGTTCCATGATTTCGTCTGAAAAGTAATTCTCTCTAATTAAATAGGCTTTCAGATGGCTATTTGTTGCTTTCGCATATGTTAGGGTAGGTTCTGAAGCCTCTATATTACTTACTTTAGGGTACGTTCTGAAAGCTCCTATATTAACTTTGCCAGCTGATATTGTTCTCACTGGGTCCACCTATAGTGAAGAAAAAAAGCCCAAGTCTTTAGTTGCAACATAACagtaaatatcattttcaaaataggTGAATTTCGAAAACAATTCTTTATTAAGTTTTTATACtgtaatttacattatattgtaaGTATATGTTTGTATGAAAATAAAGTTAATTGTACTGCTCTAGTTTTCAATCTGAACTGGAACAATATCACTCTcttatttgaaaagaaaacgAGGATAAACGATTATCACTTATCAGTCGAAGGTCAGACAGGTTGGCTAGATTAGCCCTGAAATTTACCACAATGGCAACAAATGGCTCCTGGAACTGCTGATTCAACATCTGTGTACTGACGTCTATCCCTGACAACCAGCATCCGTATCCAGGGTGACTGTGATACCAACCAATAGCATTCTCCAATCTCCCTACCTGTATAGTCAGATTTACATTAAAGCTTTAATGTCTCATGTGAATAAAGCATATTATGATATTactttgaaataaaactttaatgTCTCATGTGAATAAAGCATATTATGATATTactttgaaataaaactttaatgTCTCATGTGAATAAAGCATATTATGATATTACTTTGAAATAAGTGTATAGCTGTATCAAAAAGGACTTTTtgttaaagggagataagttGTCTAGATTCAAGTATGTTTAATAATGTTAACTACTCTAATCTGTTCTTATATTTGTATATCTCTGGTTTTATTGGCCTGTGTATATAAACCCTTTATCCACAAGCATGcgacatacattttgtatcttaCATAATTAACATTTGAAGAAGTATATAATATCTATTCAGTCTTTCTGTTATGTCTAGATATATCAGCTCAGCTATCAGAAGTGGTTGAGCACAAGTGATCTGATAATGTAACCATGTTTTATGAGAAGTGATTCTACTCACACCATAATCAAGTTTGTTGTTTCTGTTGATAATGTAACCATGTTTTATGAGAAGTGATTCTACTCACACCACAATCATGTTTGTTGTTTCTGTTGATAatgtaattatgttttataaGAAGTGATCCAGCAGCTGATGGATACTGTAAAGTGGTCCTCATGCTGACATTATGACATACCCACCTGTTTGGCTGACTCTGTGTATGCTGCCATATATTCGTAAGCTTGTGCCTGGGCATTGACTCGTGTCTCGGTTCCCTCTACTGGCAGAGCAAAGCTATCCATTACAATCATGGTGTTACCATCCACCTTTCCTAGTAACAAACCCATCACCTCTAGGTTCCCACCAGATCTTGCATGCATCACCATCTTTAATAGGGCAAGTGCTGAGATCTTTATGTGCTTAAAATAATGTGGACtgaaaaaatgacaaataaaatagaatttgaaaatagaaatagaTGCCATGAAATGCACAGATCCATGTAAAtatagaagaacagggaaaatacacattcctgtccaGTGTCCCGACCAGGAAAATGAACCCACGTCTCTGGCGTGGAAATCTatggctctaccgactgagccaaagaagcatgtcCATCAACTGAGTGACAGatcgtatttaacactatgtacaagccACACCGACACTACTCCCTTTTTTTTCTTGAGATTGCTACAATTGCAAATTGGGCGCCAGAGTAGAAGAACAGGggaaatacacattcctgtcgagtgtcccgaccaggattcgaacctgggtCACCGGTGTGGAAATCTAccactctaccgactgagccaaagaagcatgctacGTCAGCTGATCATGATTACAGAGATCTAGACCGTATAACACCAACTGTTATGTACAAGCCACACCGATCCGCTCTTTTTATATAAACACAGTAAGCCTACATTGagattaattgtatatatacatttttgaacTAATCTGTCTTCTTTATTTTGATAGAATCGTAAAATTCAGATAATGTTACTTAAAATATAACCCCTGTTTTGGAAGTTAGAACGAGTAAACAGTTGAGTTTCATCTTAAAAGAATAAACTCACTCCCTCTCCCATGGTTTCGCTGTTAAAATGTCTTGTTGTTGCTGTTTGTCATATCTGTATATTTCGTCATGAGAGTTGACACTTTCCATGTTATTGCTGAACTCCCAAGTTTTCATAGCGTTTTTAGAGTCCATTGCGGCCATATTGGCTGAGAAAGATAATATACGAAGCGGATTGCGGAGTCACTTTTTTACCGGAGCCGGAgcatacatgtatctgtgtgaGTTACTCCCCTTCAAACCACATGTTTCTGTTCAAACTAAGCGATCGAACACGAACgatatttttgcattttgtatataaatcataattttgcATCCAATCGTAACAAGATTTCATAAACTGACTTAGGTCTAGAAATATCATGTTGCGTCTTACGTAAATTATGGAATCTCATTGGCtggtatggtggcatatttctgccatcgatttgccgacaTACGACtcaatgatgtcgacataattaaggcattaattcgacatcatatcggaagaagtcgacataaacagaagaatatgtcgacttactaCATGAACATGCCCACATAATAATTCCAAGacaattatgtagaaagtcggtaactcggcgattaatcgtgttatgctcgggtgtgacaccgacttgtcagttattgatgtcgacatctaaactaaaagatgtcgacatctggtcttgaaagtggaaatcaaaggccaccctttcatagggcactatgtatatgcagcaaggcaccatacagcagagttcgacgttgattttgttaattcagaaaagtttttatttatttgatttcaaaataaaaaaaattgtgatcctgcacatcccggccattcagctgtagcctgcgtgtacgtacacattgtacatgtacaatgtagctGTCAGtacgagctgaggaagttagagtgcaaaaggactctgctttgtacaacgaatttccatcctcttggccataatcatttattaatatatataaccgtgggttgaaaattcgtttaaaagctgtgtgtgtgttttgtggattaggattcgtaccaagtccatttggtacataccgtactatattatattatattacaacgattttttcaagatttcattttcttGCGAATTACGAAAattaccagttacgtaatttaaaagccaaaaaggtcacagtacagatacacaatacccatttggaaaccagctttacttgttagcttgccctgtccatatatatacataaatatttacatccctcgatatacttatataaaggcacaacgaatttttgttacggtcttaatggcaaGATTCAatctttgggctaaaaatcctcccgggacgtggttttagctccaaactcgggatatatatctgcatctattttttgtagtaaaaacgtagtaaaaaaaagtcacgtgcttatacctcattcatgccattggtcggaatatacaattgtattatgggtaactagtgatcacgtgattgtgtgtttacttccaaatatggtgatagtttgcttgccatttcttcggagaaattgatttatttaaaaatatttagactccaaactGTTTTTAATGTTGCATGCATAttattttgacttgcacatatgtattattttactataaataatgaactgaaatgggttataaaactgccatttccacgttttgtaaataaatgatataatgcgaattaaCCAAtacaataggtctaaccgtctaatctaaaatcagcgaagatcggctactcccggctaaattcgtagaattctaaatttatatttatatatattattacctgctttagggttcagaacatatacatataacacagggaagataagatcttcttcaaaaggcctaattatgtataaataccaggtcagagaaaacactctatttggaagtaaacacacactaatgtgatcactagttacccataacacaattccatatttatttcggccaatggcatgaatgaggtatgatcacgtgacttgttttactacgtttgactacaaagaacgcgtgttttgtaccataattgggaaaatccccccggatcgtgatttcatttccgccatttgaaacagaaggcttagagtaaACTTTGATTgggaaacattgataaattgaagattacatgttgtgccatggcagatgtcaaagttaatgtatatatatatactcgacaattacttgaaacatcatctaataaatttgtgttgaaaatataattgatgttgaccaggaaatgtaccagtctaatttttggttgaataatgcatggaaaatgaattaatcttaacttttccactttgtggaaaatccttcaaaacggatttatctcccttgattaaaatgacaaaccatgtgcctttgctatgatataaagttgttgtttttttttttttttttaattcaataatgaatgcagatcaaatgtattaatcaaatatgtgtattaatttgatttgaaacatgtttgttttgctgaacatttgca
This portion of the Argopecten irradians isolate NY chromosome 6, Ai_NY, whole genome shotgun sequence genome encodes:
- the LOC138325322 gene encoding COP9 signalosome complex subunit 5 — encoded protein: MAAMDSKNAMKTWEFSNNMESVNSHDEIYRYDKQQQQDILTAKPWERDPHYFKHIKISALALLKMVMHARSGGNLEVMGLLLGKVDGNTMIVMDSFALPVEGTETRVNAQAQAYEYMAAYTESAKQVGRLENAIGWYHSHPGYGCWLSGIDVSTQMLNQQFQEPFVAIVVDPVRTISAGKVNIGAFRTYPKGYKPPDESPSEYQSIPLNKIEDFGVHCKQYYALDVSYFKSALDRKLLESLWNKYWVNTLSSSSLLTNADYTTGQIFDLADKLEQSEVQLGRGGFMLGMDSHEKKSEDKLMKATKDGCKPTMESIHGLMSQVIKDRLFNRVHLAK